A window of Paraburkholderia bryophila contains these coding sequences:
- a CDS encoding ArsR/SmtB family transcription factor, translating to MRTYNHPAAEDFTLGRLFHALSDPVRLEIVRRLASVDEATCGDLDGGRPKSTVSHHFRILRESGLVRTRVAGTVHQNSLRRAELDARFPGLMDAVLRQLVAEMAENEAALGELSEPA from the coding sequence ATGCGTACTTATAACCATCCTGCCGCCGAGGACTTCACGCTCGGGCGGCTATTCCATGCGTTGAGCGATCCGGTGCGGCTCGAGATCGTGCGGCGGCTGGCGTCGGTCGACGAGGCCACCTGCGGGGATCTCGACGGCGGCCGGCCGAAGTCGACCGTGTCCCATCATTTCCGGATCCTGCGTGAGTCGGGGCTCGTGCGCACGCGCGTGGCGGGCACCGTGCATCAGAATTCGCTGCGGCGCGCGGAACTGGACGCGCGTTTCCCCGGTTTGATGGACGCGGTGCTGCGACAGCTTGTCGCGGAAATGGCGGAAAACGAGGCCGCGCTCGGTGAACTCAGCGAGCCGGCCTGA
- a CDS encoding NADH:flavin oxidoreductase/NADH oxidase: protein MSALFQPYKLKDVSLRNRIAIPPMCQYTAEDGLINDWHRVHLAGLARGGAGLVIVEATAVSPEGRITPGCAGIWNDEQAQAFAPVVASIKASGAVPGIQIAHAGRKASANRPWEGDDHIAENDPRGWQTLAPSAIAFGGGLPKVPKAMTLDDIARVREDFVAAAKRALDAGFEWLELHFAHGYLGQSFFSTHSNQRDDAYGGSLDNRSRFMLETLAAVRKVWPEHLPLTARFGVIEYDGRDEETLAESIELAKNFKREGLDMLSVSVGFSTPTAAIPWAPAFLAPIAERVRREADIPVSSAWGIDTPELANRSVENGQLDLVMIGRAHLADPHWPYHAAKKLGIERPSWTLPAPYAHWLERYKVA, encoded by the coding sequence ATGTCCGCATTGTTCCAGCCGTACAAGCTCAAGGACGTGTCCCTGCGCAACCGTATTGCCATTCCGCCGATGTGCCAGTACACCGCCGAAGACGGTCTGATCAACGACTGGCACCGCGTGCACCTTGCCGGTCTGGCGCGCGGCGGCGCGGGGCTGGTGATCGTCGAGGCGACGGCGGTGTCGCCGGAAGGCCGCATCACGCCGGGCTGCGCCGGCATCTGGAACGACGAGCAGGCGCAGGCGTTCGCGCCGGTGGTCGCGTCGATCAAGGCGTCCGGCGCGGTGCCGGGCATTCAGATCGCGCACGCCGGCCGCAAAGCCAGCGCCAACCGTCCGTGGGAAGGCGACGACCACATTGCCGAAAACGATCCGCGCGGCTGGCAGACCCTTGCGCCGTCGGCGATCGCGTTCGGCGGCGGTTTGCCGAAGGTGCCGAAAGCCATGACGCTCGACGATATCGCGCGGGTTCGCGAAGACTTCGTCGCCGCAGCGAAACGCGCGCTCGACGCGGGCTTCGAATGGCTCGAACTGCATTTCGCGCACGGCTATCTCGGCCAGAGCTTCTTCTCGACGCACTCCAACCAGCGCGACGACGCGTACGGCGGCAGCCTCGACAACCGCAGCCGCTTCATGCTCGAAACGCTCGCGGCGGTGCGCAAGGTGTGGCCGGAACATCTGCCGTTGACGGCGCGTTTCGGCGTGATCGAGTACGACGGACGCGACGAGGAAACGCTCGCGGAATCGATCGAACTGGCTAAAAACTTCAAGCGCGAAGGGCTGGACATGCTGAGCGTGAGCGTCGGTTTTTCGACGCCGACGGCTGCGATTCCGTGGGCGCCGGCTTTCCTCGCGCCGATCGCCGAACGGGTGCGGCGTGAAGCGGATATCCCTGTGTCGTCGGCATGGGGAATCGATACGCCGGAACTGGCGAACCGGTCGGTGGAGAACGGGCAGCTCGATTTGGTGATGATCGGCCGCGCGCATCTGGCCGATCCGCATTGGCCGTATCACGCGGCGAAGAAGCTGGGGATCGAGCGTCCGTCGTGGACGTTGCCGGCGCCGTACGCGCATTGGCTCGAGCGTTACAAGGTGGCGTAA
- a CDS encoding response regulator — protein MSRTPSTCQRWSAREIRVLHEMPRVLVVDDNAGAAEALATYLSYEGVEARAANGCAEALRCVKDWVPDVVVLDIMMPERDGYETASALRSYLPTHSLGIVAFTSLDEDHVKETGKARHNFDGYCQKGTAPTALLALMRKLWRE, from the coding sequence ATGTCCCGAACCCCATCGACCTGTCAAAGGTGGAGCGCCCGCGAGATCCGGGTCTTACACGAAATGCCGCGCGTACTGGTCGTCGACGACAACGCCGGCGCGGCCGAAGCGCTCGCCACCTATCTCTCCTACGAAGGCGTGGAAGCCCGCGCCGCCAACGGTTGCGCGGAAGCGCTGCGCTGTGTGAAGGACTGGGTGCCGGACGTCGTGGTGCTCGACATCATGATGCCGGAGCGCGACGGCTACGAGACCGCGAGCGCGCTGCGCAGCTATCTGCCGACCCATAGTCTGGGCATTGTCGCGTTCACGTCGCTCGATGAGGATCACGTGAAGGAAACCGGTAAGGCGCGCCACAATTTCGACGGTTATTGTCAAAAAGGCACGGCGCCGACCGCGTTGCTCGCGCTGATGCGCAAGCTCTGGCGCGAGTAG
- a CDS encoding NAD(P)/FAD-dependent oxidoreductase: MNISDSRPHIAVVGAGIAGLSCATTLRAAGCRLRLFDRSRGPAGRMSARRDGDWQCDHGAQYFTARDRAFRAEVARWQKAGAAAAWPARLAVLDAPNSTAHTTQIERFVGTPRMSAPARLLAETLPLTTDCTIEKVLCEPRGWRLWSAEHGAIDDRFDAVVLAMPAPQVAPLLHAPAPELAVLANSTVMHACWALMLRFDAPLPLAFDAAFVNHGPLRWMARDSSKPGRGGPETWLLHAQAEWSEAHLDTPPEQVAAAMLAAFEQCGGRTPVAWTAHRWSHADVAPDGDPTPGYVWREVDGLGLCGDWLNGGRVEGAWLSGRALGHEMLRALQSV, encoded by the coding sequence GTGAACATTTCTGATTCCCGCCCCCATATCGCGGTTGTCGGCGCCGGCATCGCCGGCTTGTCATGCGCCACGACGCTGCGCGCCGCCGGCTGCCGGCTGCGTCTGTTCGACCGCAGCCGCGGTCCGGCCGGGCGCATGAGCGCGCGGCGCGACGGCGACTGGCAGTGCGACCACGGCGCGCAGTACTTCACCGCCCGCGACCGCGCGTTTCGCGCCGAAGTCGCGCGCTGGCAAAAGGCCGGCGCGGCGGCAGCGTGGCCCGCGCGCCTCGCCGTGCTGGATGCGCCGAACTCGACCGCGCATACCACGCAGATCGAGCGCTTCGTCGGCACGCCGCGCATGAGCGCGCCGGCTCGACTGCTGGCGGAAACGCTGCCGCTCACCACCGATTGCACCATCGAGAAAGTGTTGTGCGAGCCGCGCGGCTGGCGCTTGTGGTCGGCCGAGCACGGCGCGATCGACGACCGTTTCGACGCCGTCGTGCTGGCGATGCCGGCGCCGCAAGTCGCGCCGCTGCTGCATGCGCCGGCGCCCGAACTCGCCGTGTTGGCCAACAGTACGGTGATGCACGCGTGCTGGGCGCTGATGCTGCGTTTCGACGCGCCGCTGCCGCTGGCCTTCGACGCCGCGTTCGTCAATCACGGCCCGTTGCGCTGGATGGCGCGCGACAGCAGCAAGCCCGGCCGCGGCGGTCCGGAAACGTGGCTGCTGCATGCGCAAGCGGAGTGGAGCGAAGCGCACCTCGACACGCCGCCGGAGCAGGTCGCGGCGGCCATGCTGGCGGCGTTCGAACAATGCGGCGGACGCACACCCGTCGCATGGACCGCGCACCGCTGGTCTCACGCGGACGTGGCGCCCGACGGCGATCCCACGCCGGGCTATGTGTGGCGCGAGGTGGATGGCCTGGGGTTATGCGGCGACTGGCTCAACGGCGGACGCGTCGAAGGCGCGTGGTTGAGCGGGCGGGCGCTCGGGCATGAGATGCTGAGGGCGCTGCAGTCGGTTTAG
- a CDS encoding MerR family transcriptional regulator, translating into MVTTSDEQSPIQQGYKSGEAARLAKMPVTTLRIWERRYGVIGPAKTASGQRLYTEDDVRRLTLIKMLVSRGHAIGAIARLDREQLQFLASRNAREGDGPPDFGVADTVDIKLGLVGGNLAQRLQGSGVDVRRYGVNALSTFADLAEASDQSAGKSESIDALLVNVDSLQEDVAAQIIALGDAHQAKAMAVVYGFGTGPAAELLRVAGVRLYREADGRTEFRQMLGDLCERVRIQERTGDDAVWSRVRRRYDDRELETIAARSSTIACECPRHLAELVVKLAAFERYSDTCSSRSAQDAALHRYLGDVSNRACAMIEAALERVAREEGWFAAPALQSPSQPQPPLPQAAAE; encoded by the coding sequence ATGGTGACTACGTCTGACGAGCAATCTCCGATTCAACAGGGCTACAAGAGCGGTGAAGCGGCGCGTCTGGCCAAAATGCCGGTCACGACGCTGCGGATCTGGGAGCGCCGCTACGGCGTGATCGGTCCGGCCAAGACCGCGTCCGGACAGCGGCTCTACACCGAAGACGACGTTCGGCGCCTCACTTTGATCAAGATGCTGGTGAGTCGTGGCCACGCGATTGGGGCGATTGCGCGGCTCGATCGCGAGCAGTTGCAGTTTCTGGCCTCTCGTAACGCACGCGAAGGCGACGGCCCGCCGGACTTTGGCGTCGCCGACACCGTCGATATCAAGCTTGGGCTGGTGGGGGGCAATCTCGCGCAGCGCCTGCAAGGTTCTGGCGTGGATGTGCGGCGTTATGGCGTGAACGCACTGAGCACGTTTGCCGACCTGGCCGAGGCCTCTGACCAGAGCGCTGGGAAAAGCGAGTCGATCGACGCATTGCTCGTCAACGTTGACTCGCTTCAGGAAGACGTCGCGGCGCAGATCATCGCGCTGGGCGACGCGCACCAGGCGAAAGCGATGGCGGTGGTCTACGGTTTCGGCACCGGGCCGGCGGCCGAGTTATTGCGCGTGGCCGGCGTGCGCCTGTATCGCGAGGCCGACGGTAGAACGGAATTTCGCCAGATGCTGGGCGACCTCTGCGAGCGCGTGCGGATTCAGGAGCGCACCGGCGACGACGCCGTCTGGTCGCGCGTGCGGCGTCGCTACGACGATCGCGAGCTAGAGACGATCGCGGCGCGCTCGTCGACGATTGCCTGTGAATGCCCGCGTCATCTGGCGGAACTGGTCGTGAAGCTGGCGGCGTTCGAACGCTACAGCGACACCTGCTCGTCCCGCTCGGCGCAGGACGCCGCGTTGCACCGTTATCTCGGCGATGTTAGCAACCGGGCGTGCGCGATGATCGAGGCCGCGCTTGAGCGGGTGGCGCGGGAAGAGGGCTGGTTTGCCGCGCCGGCGTTGCAGTCGCCGTCGCAGCCGCAACCGCCGTTGCCGCAAGCCGCCGCAGAGTAA